In a genomic window of Candidatus Hydrogenedentota bacterium:
- a CDS encoding ankyrin repeat domain-containing protein: MVAVRRCVFILFLAGCAGALLPGCPEPSTKGDNAPAIDLSSLPVKQQIIEATISGNLGRVEALVTSDATLANVCNADCKTPLHFAAAHGHNAIVTYLLENGADPLAVDSDGNRPQATAIDWGHLDTAKILGEFSTVEP, translated from the coding sequence ATGGTTGCAGTACGCAGATGCGTTTTCATCTTGTTCCTGGCGGGGTGTGCAGGGGCTCTGCTTCCTGGCTGCCCCGAACCGTCGACCAAGGGGGACAACGCGCCGGCGATTGATCTGTCAAGCTTGCCGGTCAAACAGCAGATCATCGAAGCCACCATCTCGGGAAACCTGGGCAGGGTCGAGGCGCTTGTCACATCCGACGCCACGCTCGCCAACGTCTGCAACGCGGATTGCAAGACACCCCTGCATTTTGCCGCCGCACACGGTCACAACGCCATCGTGACGTATCTGCTGGAGAACGGTGCCGATCCGCTCGCTGTGGATTCGGATGGCAATCGCCCCCAGGCAACCGCGATAGACTGGGGCCATTTGGACACCGCCAAGATCCTCGGGGAATTTTCGACCGTTGAACCGTGA
- a CDS encoding PAS domain S-box protein, with the protein MDIVLPEGADKTLMLGWFVCSTLVVAGFALSTGVSHLFDWWYQRHDKEKLAFSIICLTVGGHTIALVFMNETLTVAGYVLALKVDLCLLFIAQPAFVWFVTCHMRVSSRHFTTLFLAYFAVLFVANILSENSLMASEVVGLFVWLFPAGEPHVSAVFVPSIWSPLCFAGTLATYVYCLFVIYRGRRNLERTEVLIMAVSLVCMFATWLQTLLVNPPVLSLVLLSHYAFLAFIFLMGSALASRYGRQALALADTHQELQESEERFRMVVEKAPDAIVVYDLEQDRLVDANTRATELFGCSRHELLGSTMEQFQSLFSLESLSPAESIRALGYRAMAGDEQVIEMAFQNRAGAHLICEVRLARLPSAKHQIIRASFMDVSERRQAEKRHVEYQRRLRSLASELALTEERERKRIAMYLHDEVAQDLVATQMKLSELASEIDDQGVGQKIDTVQKMLGSAIEDTYTLTFELSLPILYELGLIPAIEWLGEKICESDGIHFRLIDDGLPKPLSNDIRSVCFDVTRELLRNVVKHARASEVSVSVRAEDARLWIVIQDNGVGFDVADLTDMKRKDGGFGMFCVRERLENLHGSIRTESECGRGTRVSFCAPLSDAGAETGSAQDED; encoded by the coding sequence GTGGACATAGTCCTGCCGGAGGGTGCTGACAAGACCCTGATGCTGGGGTGGTTCGTTTGCTCTACCCTTGTGGTGGCAGGTTTCGCGTTATCCACAGGCGTGAGCCACCTTTTCGACTGGTGGTACCAGCGCCATGATAAGGAAAAGCTGGCGTTCAGCATCATTTGTCTGACGGTCGGGGGCCATACGATCGCCTTGGTATTCATGAACGAGACCTTAACGGTGGCCGGATATGTGCTCGCCCTCAAAGTGGATCTTTGTCTGCTATTCATCGCACAACCGGCTTTTGTGTGGTTCGTCACGTGCCACATGCGCGTAAGCTCGCGGCACTTCACGACACTGTTTCTTGCCTACTTCGCCGTGCTGTTTGTCGCCAATATTCTGTCCGAGAATTCCCTGATGGCTTCCGAAGTGGTTGGCCTGTTTGTATGGCTGTTCCCCGCCGGTGAGCCCCACGTCTCGGCCGTTTTCGTGCCCAGCATTTGGAGCCCGCTTTGTTTCGCGGGCACGCTGGCCACCTACGTCTATTGCCTTTTCGTCATCTATCGCGGGCGACGCAATCTCGAACGGACCGAAGTATTGATCATGGCCGTCTCCCTGGTGTGCATGTTCGCCACCTGGCTCCAGACACTCCTGGTCAATCCCCCGGTACTATCGCTGGTACTCTTGAGTCACTATGCCTTTCTGGCGTTTATATTCCTCATGGGGAGCGCGCTGGCTTCGCGCTATGGGCGACAGGCACTGGCACTGGCCGATACACACCAGGAGCTTCAGGAGAGCGAGGAACGGTTTCGCATGGTGGTCGAGAAGGCGCCCGACGCCATTGTGGTGTACGACCTCGAACAGGATCGCCTGGTTGATGCCAACACCAGGGCTACAGAGCTCTTTGGCTGCAGCCGCCACGAATTGCTGGGATCTACGATGGAGCAATTCCAGTCGCTCTTCTCACTGGAGAGCCTTTCTCCAGCCGAAAGCATTCGCGCGCTCGGTTACCGTGCAATGGCCGGTGATGAGCAAGTGATAGAAATGGCATTCCAGAATCGTGCGGGAGCGCATTTGATCTGCGAGGTACGGCTGGCGAGATTGCCGTCGGCGAAACACCAGATTATCCGGGCCAGCTTCATGGATGTATCCGAGCGCAGGCAGGCCGAGAAGCGACACGTGGAATATCAGCGACGACTTCGGTCGCTTGCCTCGGAACTCGCGCTCACGGAGGAACGCGAACGGAAACGAATCGCCATGTACCTCCACGACGAGGTTGCCCAGGATCTGGTAGCGACGCAAATGAAACTCAGCGAATTGGCCTCGGAAATTGACGACCAGGGCGTCGGGCAGAAGATTGATACTGTTCAAAAGATGCTCGGAAGCGCCATCGAAGACACGTACACGCTGACCTTCGAGTTAAGTCTCCCAATCCTTTATGAGCTGGGGCTGATTCCCGCCATCGAATGGCTTGGGGAAAAGATTTGTGAAAGTGATGGAATCCACTTTAGACTGATTGACGATGGGCTTCCCAAGCCGTTGAGCAATGATATTCGCTCGGTCTGTTTCGACGTGACGCGCGAATTGCTGCGCAATGTCGTCAAGCACGCCAGGGCCTCAGAAGTCTCGGTCTCCGTCCGTGCGGAAGACGCGAGGCTGTGGATCGTCATTCAAGATAACGGCGTGGGCTTCGATGTTGCCGACCTGACTGATATGAAACGCAAAGATGGAGGGTTTGGCATGTTCTGTGTTCGGGAGCGCCTGGAGAATCTTCATGGATCCATTCGGACAGAATCTGAGTGCGGTCGAGGTACCCGGGTTAGCTTTTGTGCACCGTTGAGCGATGCCGGCGCGGAAACAGGAAGTGCCCAGGATGAAGACTAG
- a CDS encoding DUF1559 domain-containing protein, with the protein MLWRSDVARRPYSGGICAISRREGVDIATKHVRHAGHPVRREEGPQGETCLEAVEGSGVGCYTSGGRAYRERESAMRRLGRRGFTFVELLVLMALIGLLAAILLPALARAREAARRSSCQSNLKQWGVVFKMFAKENSGLFPLNSLHISAKDVPISNTRMSVYVGWWQIYPEYLADARPNGCPSSIQYPKMAATDYSIPRNSLAGCGAAMVAWANVTNQETDNPCYGKRAAPETFDSIRGQSSSLYFDCSLDVGACAPYVHADMAKFGYTDLVRSYKYFGFFIDPHWMSKSADDFYAVGSTFLNAPELPYPGATTSGTHMQWGNRNAGSFTYPFPIGSSQGSFTIMRLKEGVERLVTTDVNNPDASADARSDIVVSYDEAIAYNGQVVNSKDGPRFNHVPTGANILYMDGHVEFARVGSRGGRFWPVNQFFAKQMATTGAWASGLNFP; encoded by the coding sequence ATGCTGTGGCGTTCTGATGTGGCACGAAGACCGTATTCCGGCGGGATATGTGCCATTTCCCGGCGCGAGGGTGTGGACATAGCCACGAAGCACGTGCGACACGCGGGCCATCCCGTCAGAAGGGAAGAAGGGCCCCAAGGTGAGACCTGTCTGGAGGCTGTGGAAGGCTCGGGAGTCGGGTGCTATACTTCTGGAGGTCGAGCGTATCGAGAAAGGGAGAGTGCAATGAGGAGACTAGGCCGCCGAGGGTTCACGTTCGTCGAACTGCTGGTCCTCATGGCGCTCATTGGCCTTCTTGCGGCCATCCTGCTTCCCGCCCTGGCCCGTGCGCGCGAGGCGGCACGTCGGTCATCCTGTCAGAGCAACCTGAAGCAGTGGGGCGTCGTTTTCAAGATGTTCGCGAAGGAGAACAGCGGCCTGTTTCCATTGAACTCCCTCCACATCAGCGCGAAAGACGTCCCGATTTCCAATACGCGGATGTCGGTCTACGTCGGGTGGTGGCAAATCTATCCGGAATACCTGGCGGATGCTCGACCGAACGGATGTCCGTCTTCCATTCAATACCCCAAGATGGCCGCCACGGACTACTCAATTCCTCGCAACAGCCTCGCTGGCTGCGGCGCTGCCATGGTGGCGTGGGCAAACGTCACGAACCAGGAAACGGACAACCCGTGCTACGGAAAGCGGGCGGCCCCCGAAACCTTTGATTCCATCCGAGGCCAATCATCGTCGCTGTACTTTGATTGCAGCCTCGATGTCGGTGCCTGTGCCCCCTATGTTCATGCCGACATGGCGAAGTTTGGCTACACCGACCTCGTCCGTTCCTACAAGTACTTTGGTTTTTTCATCGACCCTCATTGGATGTCGAAATCCGCTGATGACTTTTATGCCGTCGGCTCCACGTTCCTCAATGCCCCCGAACTTCCCTATCCCGGCGCCACGACCAGCGGCACCCACATGCAGTGGGGAAACCGAAACGCCGGGAGTTTTACTTATCCCTTCCCAATAGGCAGCAGCCAGGGGTCGTTTACGATCATGCGCCTGAAGGAAGGGGTCGAGCGCCTGGTCACCACCGACGTCAACAACCCGGACGCTTCGGCAGACGCCCGATCTGACATCGTGGTATCGTACGATGAAGCTATCGCTTATAATGGGCAAGTGGTGAATTCAAAAGACGGCCCGCGATTTAACCATGTGCCTACGGGCGCTAATATTTTGTATATGGATGGTCACGTCGAGTTTGCGCGTGTGGGAAGCCGCGGCGGACGATTCTGGCCCGTCAATCAATTCTTTGCAAAGCAGATGGCCACGACAGGCGCCTGGGCGAGCGGTCTCAACTTTCCCTGA
- a CDS encoding response regulator transcription factor produces MKTRILLADDHEVFREGLRSMIEKHDDLEVVGDAETGRVAVRMATQLKPDIIIMDIAMPDLNGIEATSQIRANVPEARVIALSMHSDKRFVTGMLRAGAVGYLLKASAFDEVIQATRTVMNNKHYVSGDIADTVVSDYVRQLTEAAPEQHAALSPREREVLQLLAEGHSTRKIAEALHISANTIETHRAHIMAKLGIKTIADLVKFAIREGITSLE; encoded by the coding sequence ATGAAGACTAGAATCTTGCTTGCCGACGACCATGAAGTCTTTCGCGAAGGACTTCGCTCCATGATTGAGAAGCATGACGATCTGGAAGTGGTGGGGGACGCCGAAACCGGCCGGGTGGCGGTACGCATGGCTACCCAGCTCAAACCGGATATCATCATCATGGACATCGCGATGCCGGACCTGAACGGTATCGAGGCTACCTCCCAGATCCGCGCAAACGTTCCGGAAGCACGCGTGATTGCGTTGTCGATGCATTCCGACAAGCGCTTTGTAACGGGCATGCTCCGGGCCGGCGCGGTGGGCTATCTTCTCAAGGCGAGCGCTTTTGATGAAGTCATTCAAGCTACGCGAACAGTGATGAACAACAAGCACTACGTCAGTGGCGATATCGCTGATACCGTGGTGAGCGATTATGTCCGGCAGTTGACGGAAGCGGCGCCGGAGCAGCATGCCGCACTCAGCCCACGCGAGCGCGAAGTTTTGCAGCTCCTGGCGGAAGGACACAGTACCAGGAAAATCGCGGAAGCGCTGCACATCAGCGCTAACACGATAGAAACCCACCGGGCCCACATCATGGCGAAACTGGGCATCAAGACCATCGCCGACCTTGTGAAGTTCGCCATTCGGGAAGGAATTACGTCGCTTGAATGA